The Chionomys nivalis chromosome 4, mChiNiv1.1, whole genome shotgun sequence genome contains the following window.
tgaatctgggtcctctggaagagcagccagtgctcttaactgctgagccatctctctaacccaaaataaatgtaattcttaacaaatagaagaggaagagaagagcacAGAGAGGAGGAATCCCGAAATTTCCATAGGATCTTCCTTGGAATTCCCAAACTCCTGATACAGTAGTGTTGAGCGGTACCGGTGTAGCCGGGATGGAGTCAAGGGGCTTGCCCCGCCACAGTTGATTTCTTAGAGACTGACAGTGGATATATACTAAAAGGGAGGGGCCCAAAGATAAGGGGACTGCAGCCCAGTTATCATTGGATCCCAGATTGACTTTAGTGGCCATCCTAAGAATAACAAGACAATGGAGACCAGCGATTGCTAGTGGGCAAACGTGCTGCTGCCCAGCCTGCTACCTGAATTCCAGAATCTAtgtggtagaagaaaagaactaaATGCCTCAGGCTATCCTCCGACTTCCACACAAAGCATAGCAGTgtctaaacaataaataaaacccaaataagtaaatgtaaaaaactggatttttttttacatgtaaatgtaaaaaaatgtaaaaagactttctctgtgtagttctggctatcctgaaactcactttgtagaccaggtctgCCTGGAACTCaaaagatcctcttgcctctgcctcctgagcgctgggactaaaggcgtgcgccaccagcataaaaattaattttagacaTAAACAAGGGGGCTTAATGGAACTGTATGGGGCGCCCAGTTGAAGGGATATGACCTCTTTTCTCCCCATCACCAGGAGTGTACTCTTTTGGCCTCTTCACCACGACCATCTTTGCAAATGCGGGACAGGTGGTGACCGGTAACCCCACgcctcacttcctgtctgtgtgtCGCCCCAACTACACGGCCTTGGGCTGCCCACCACCATCTCCTGACCGGCCAGGACCTGACCGCTTCGTCACGGACCAGAGCGCCTGTGCAGGCAGCCCCAGCCTGGTGGCCGCTGCACGCCGCGCCTTCCCCTGCAAGGACGCGGCCCTGTGCGCCTACGCGGTCACCTACACTGCGGTGAGCCCCTGGCGGGAGAAGCCAAGGGTCtagagtgggtgggtgggtgtgcttGACAGAGGGGTAAGAGCTTTGGGAATGAGGCCACGCCCACTGATTTGGGTCCTTCATGAGGCCACACACCCTCGTGGTGCATCCCAGCCTTAGAACCCTGACTACTCCCCAGTTGTCCTGGACGTTACCTTTTGGGACTCAGCCCCTTGGAGTTGCTAAGAGACGCAGGCCCTGAATAGTGGCTAGGAAACTAAGCTGTGGGCTTTGACTCCGCCTTCTGGAGCCCTCGCCCCTCCCCTTTGTTACTTTGGTCACGCCCCTAACTCTCTAATTCTGTCCGTTGCCTTTCTCTAGtcctttgttttattgctttgacttctttcctttttctggcctctgaaatGACTGATATGTCCCATCCTGACCACTTCTGTGTTACACGAGGCTCCGAGGCTACCTCTGGAGCTCCCGGATCTGCCGCTTAGACCCTAATTCTGCTCTTTGGTTCTGTGCGCATGCTTTAATGCAGCGAGTATCTTTCCCCCATCACAGAGAAGCCTGTTCCATAGACCCTTACCTGTACTTTTTGGTGCTCTGACCACACTACCTGCATGCAGGACCCCTGGGACCCTTGGAATCCCTCCCCTGCCATCCCAGTCCCTCAAGCCATTCCTCAAGCCTCCATTGCTCTGACCCGAAAAGCGTGGGTTCATCCTCTGATCAGTTTGGGTCCCACAGATGTACGTGACCCTAGTGTTCCGCGTGAAGGGCTCCCGCCTGGTGAAACCTTCCCTCTGCCTGGCCCTGCTGTGCCCCGCCTTCCTCGTGGGCGTGGTCCGCGTGGCAGAGTATCGCAACCACTGGTCGGACGTGCTGGCAGGCTTTCTGACTGGGGCGGCCATCGCCACCTTTCTGGTGAGTCCCGCTCCCACCCGTCTCTGTGCTCATCCCGCACCCAAAAGGCAGAATTGCTCAATGATGCTGAAGGGTATACAGAGTCTGCGTGCCTGGGGAGGGCAGGTGTCCTTTACTTTCACCCTGACTGCTTGCTTGTTCTCATCTGTGGAATGGGCCGACGGGGTCATGCCATGGTGAGCAAAATTTAAAGCGATACCACCACACTCTGCAACTGAAATAAATACTGTTTTACAGGGGAACATGGCgccattggtaaagtgcttgcttttccAAGTATAAGGGTTTGAGTTCAGGTCTccggcacccatgtaaaagccagaagtgGTGTGCTTGACATCTCAGAACCAGGGAGGCAGACTCTTGGggttcactggtcagccagtctagcctaatctGGGGGTTATAGGCCATGGGAGGCTCAGTCTCAAGTGACATCAGAGATTGACCCTGCCTTTCACACACACCAACCTGTGACCTCCACAGCAGAACACACCCTCTTGTGCACACAAGTatatacccacccacccaccctcaaATATGCACCGGagtatacacaaacatgcacaccacccatgcttttaaaaatgcacatataggggctggagagatggctcagagattaaaagcattgcctgctcttccaaaggtcctgagttcaattcccagcaaccacatggtggctcacaaccatctgtaatgaggtctggtgccctcttctggccttcaggcatacacacagacagaatattgtatacataataaataaataaatatttaaaaatgcacatatattttaaagatttgtgtagtttttaactttgtgtgttttgcctgcattaaatgtgtgtgtgtgtgtgtgtgtgccactgctcTTAAATACTCAGCCACTTTCCCAGAcccttaaatatatttttaaagaatattttggctgagcagtggtggtgcacacctttaatcccagcacttggaaggcagaggcaggttgatctcagtgagtttgaggtcagcctggttgacaaagtgagttcccggacagccagggctgttacacagagaaaccctgtctcaaaaaaccaaccaagcaaacaaacaacaaaaaaagagagactatTTTGaccaggcacggtggcacattcctccagtcccagcacttgggtagcAAAAACAGGCAGATTtcttgagtttgagggcagcttggtttacatagtgagttccaggcccaaacagggctatatagtgaattaatgaaacatctttttttttcttttttaattttttttcatggggtctcactgtgcaaCCCTGACTTGCTCTGAATGCACagtgtagaccagctggccttgaactcatagagatctgactACTTCTGCCTTTCTAAGGTTGTGTGCTACCACTCCTggcaagcctttttttttttttttttttttttttgagacaggctctcatgtagctcaggctatccttgaactggCTGTCTAGCCAAACATAACCTTgtacttgtgatcctcctgccttgtcttcctagtgctgggattccagacatGCCCCACCAATGCCTTGATTTTGTGGGGATGAAAcgcagggcttcctgcatgctaggcgaGCATTCTGTGGAGCGAGCCATAACTCAGCTCTTCCTGGAACATCTGGGGAAAGGCTAGTGAGGAAGCTCATCAGGCGAAGGCAATTGCATAACTGCCTAAAAGTAAATTCCAGCCCAGGTCTAAGGAACTTACTCCCTAAAGTTTTCCCCTGACCTCTACAAATGCTGTGGGTGATCCCCACAAAGTGAgtagttaaaataaaaagtaatactaCTTTCTGAAACATTGAAATATCTATATtcggggctgcagagatggctcagcatgtaggAGCACTGAccctcctgcagaggacctgggttcagttcccagcacccgcatggtggctcacaaccacctgtagcccCAGTTCCATggggtccaatgccctcttctgacttccatggacaCCAAGTATgcaagtgcacagacatacatgaaatgCACTCatagacagaaaataaaataaatctcaaaaattttAAGAACCAATGTTCATGCCAAATAACGGCAATATACCAAATATCAAGCATATAAATGCGgccaggccaggcatggtggtgcatgcctggtgccagcacttgggaggagatgcaggtgagtctctgtcgagttcaaggtcagccaggtttACACAgaggattccaggacagccatagcgagacccctaaaataaataaataaatagtaaaattgtAAAGAAAGGCCGCTATATGCGCTTGGAAATCCTAACCTCAGTTTCTATTTGGAAAATTTTTATAATTCTTGTGTTGTTGGTCTCAGGCCTCAACACACAACACGCTTCTATCTCTCTGGCCTAGGTCACCTGTGTCGTGCACAATTTCCAGAGCCGACCCCCCATTGGTCGAAGGCTCTCTCCCTGGGAGGACCTGAGCCAGGCCCCAACTATGGACAGCCCCCTCGAAAAGTTAAGTGTGGCCCAGGTAAGGGGGCCCGGGAGCTGCTCCGGGCTGGAGAGGGTGGTGGGTGGAGGAGACACAGGGAAGTAAGAAATCGGGCGATAAGGATCCTCGTcttgggagaggaggagagggagtcaTCCAGCTCAGGGGATGAGGTCCTAGGAGGAAGGCAGCCTTCAGGAGTGAAAGGTTACACTACCCTGTCCCTCCCAAATTGCATCGTTTATTCGGAGGTCTCTGGTGCGGATTCCATGGGGGCGTCTGGCTGATGAGCCCTTTTTGATTGTGAGTTGAGGGGTCCTGGGGTCCTCTAGCCCCTTCCCTCTTCGTTTTTGTCTCAGGAACCCGAGACCTGCAGGCCGCATTCGACACCGGCACGGCTCACCCCATCCAGTAAGTGTTGAGGAAAGGGGGGGGGCGATGAAGAGGGGGCTCTTCCAGGTGGGCAGGGGTCTCACCTGGGCTTCTGTGCCACCTTCCAGTTTGCTAACCTCTTCATCTCCGAATGTCTCCTCTAGAGCCGCAGAACTGTGCCCGCCGTGGCCACCTGATTCCCAGCTGTGTGTCCTCCAGGGCCCCAGCCATGTGCTCCTCACCCCGTGTGCCCCGCCCTCGACTGAGGTCTGAGCCAACACCCCTGCCGCTGCCGATGCCCCTGCCCGCACCGACTCCCAGCCAGGGTCCCTCGCCTTCGTCCCCTGGACCCGGGGGCCCAGGCGGGGGAGGTGGACGCGGCAGGAAGCTGCTGCTGCCCACTCCCCTGCTACGGGACCTGTACACCCTCAGTGGGCTCCATCCTTCCCCGTTCCACCGCGACAACTTCAGCCCTTATCTGTTTGCCAGCCGCGACCACCTGCTGTGAGACCCACCACCTAAAATATGCCCAGTGTCCCTCACCCCGTTTCTTCCCTGCCACGCGTGCGTGTGCCACGTGAGTGCTAAAGGACCCTGACCCCCAAACCAGCCTGGCTCAGCGTCAGAAGATGGCTGGAAGGAcactttggggtgggggtgggggttctcTTGACTGCTCTTTGGCCTTCTGGGACATCcgggtaagaaaaaaaaaaaaaaaaaaaaagaccaggtgGGCTCATGTCCCTAGGACTGCCCTTTTAACGGCTGACGCTTGACCTAACCGGCCATTGCCTGGGCTCCTAGTTCTCAGAATTCAACCTAAAAGTTTACTCCAGCCAATGGGAACCTCTCACTTCTTAGCTTTCTCAAGCAAGAAGGCAACTCCCGCCAACGTTCGGTGTCTAAACAGCCAATAGGAGCCATTGGCTTTCAGAATTGCCAAGAGAGGGTGGGAATGATTCCAATCAATGGGGGACCGCCCGTGTCAAAACCAAGTCAAAGCCAAGGAGGCCTATGCCGACTCTCCCAGCTGGAGGGTGAGGGGCAGGCTCCCCCATGGCAGGATCCTGCGGCACCCCTACCCTTCTAGCTTCTCTCCCAGGTGCACCCTCACACCCAACTCTACTTAAGTAGGGCTTGCCCCAGTTCACAGGTTTTGGAGTTTCGGGTGCTGTCTCCCCTTGGCTGTGCGTGCCCAGGGCACCCCCAAACCTTCTATTATTTATTAGGGCTGtggaaaaatactttattttcttggGACCCACCCTTCTTCATAGGGACCCCCTATGCCTCAACCTCATGCAGATGTACCATCTTGTGGGGCACGGGTGAAACAGGAGGGGGTTCTCCTATCCCGAATAGCCAAAGGCAGTGGGCAGATGAGACACTgtcccccctccctgcctccttcttcaTCTTTAATAAAGACCTGTTTGTAACAGAAGTTTGGCTCAGTGCCCGCCTCCCCCGAGTGCTGGAAGATGGAGAGACTGTAACACTGGCTCTAGGCGGCTGTGAATAGGGTGTGGGTGAGTTGTCGCAGTGGATCTAAGGACAAGTGTGGAGAGGCAGGGTGGTCGTGGGGCCAGTGACATGGATCAGAATCCTGGATCAGGGCTAGGGATGTGGGGTGGCTGAAAGAGGCCTTGCCTAGCCAACCATCCTCAGCCTCTCATACACTGTGTGTGGTGGCCTGTGCCTGTAGTCAAAcatgggggaggtggaggcaggggcatctGGAATTCAAGATCATTTTTGGCTACAATGCAATTTGGAGATCAGTTTGGGTTACCTGGGACCCTGTCACACACAGCCCCCAAAGTCTCAAATATGGAACCCTATAATTCCAAACTCTAGGTTCAAGGATTTAAGAAAAGGCTTGAGATTTCTGTGATTTCATGTAGCCTATGACcatcctccctcagcttcctgagtgctaggattgcaggtgtatCTGGGTTTTAGATCTCTGGTATGTTAAATATTGATATTTGATCAGCAGAAAACTCAAGCCAGGGATATGATGTAAGAATCAAGGAGCGAGGAGCCAGTGAGCTAGCTCAGCAGGCGAATGCACTTTTCTCAGtttctgacaacctgagttccatccctaaaATCCAGGGTTGGAGAAGAAGACAAACCATGGAGAGCTTGGCaatcctctctgtctccctccctctgaaataataataattaaaacaataacaactttaaaaggggctggagacaaGGCTGAGTGAAGTTCTGTCCCAGCATTCATGTAGGCTGTCTCACAGGGGGCtgattctgtcttctgtctccgagtgcactcacactcacatggcataatacatacatgcaaacacacacaaaattaaaaatgttttttaagtttaaaaaattggagggctggagaaatggatccctgggtaaaggtgcttgcagtcAAACCTGAGTTTGTTGCTCTAGAACCACAGGGTGGAAAGCAAGAACCAACTCATGCAACTGTCCTTTGATCTTAGCACAGAGTCACCTCCCCGTCATTAAATAAAGATAATGAAACATTTTCAGAGTGAGTGAGTGGCTAatcatagtggcacatgcctgtgacctcagtacttgggaggtggaggagcaggaagatgaGGAATCCAAGGCCATCCTTAGATACACAGCtggttggaagccagcctgggctacatcagcAACAAAGGAGAAAGTGTGTATGAGAGaattctgaatggagacagaggctATAAAGAGTTTTCTGGGAGTCCACTGAGAAGAAGACAGCATAGGTGAGATGTGAAGAAAAAGAGTCATGAACATCTGGAGATAGGGTAGATGTGTAGCAGTAAGAGTCACATGAACATCTGGAGATAGGGTAGATGTGTAGCAGTAAGAGTCACATGAACATCTGGAGATAGGGTAGATGTGTAGCAGTGAGTCACATGAACATCTGGAGATGATGTGTAGCAGTAAGAGTCATGTGAACATCTGGAGAGACTGGGGGAGTGTGTGACAATAAGAACCCTAGGTAAACAAGACAGAAAGTGCAAAGGTTCTGAGGCGAGACCCATGCCTGACATCTCCAGGGGGAGGAAAACAAGGATGACTAGAACTCAGTGAATGAAGAGCAGACGGAGAAGGAGGAGGTGTTCCAGGAGGTAGAGGGGCTGGTCACTGGCCAAGAAGAATCACTTGACTGTAGAGCCTCAATCTATACTGACCGGGGCTGTTTGCAAAACTCACAAACAACCTTGAAGCTTACTAACCCTTCAGGGAGGGAGCACAGTCTCAGGACCGCGGACAGCGCCCGACTGACCTTGTCCTTGGTGCTGAC
Protein-coding sequences here:
- the Plppr2 gene encoding phospholipid phosphatase-related protein type 2 isoform X2, producing MAGGRPHLKRSFSIIPCFVFVESVLLGIVVLLAYRLEFTDTFPVHTQGFFCYDSAYAKPYPGPEAASRAPPALIYALVTAGPTFTILLGELARAFFPAPPSASPVSGESTIVSGACCRFSPPLRRLVRFLGVYSFGLFTTTIFANAGQVVTGNPTPHFLSVCRPNYTALGCPPPSPDRPGPDRFVTDQSACAGSPSLVAAARRAFPCKDAALCAYAVTYTAMYVTLVFRVKGSRLVKPSLCLALLCPAFLVGVVRVAEYRNHWSDVLAGFLTGAAIATFLVTCVVHNFQSRPPIGRRLSPWEDLSQAPTMDSPLEKNPRPAGRIRHRHGSPHPSRRTVPAVAT
- the Plppr2 gene encoding phospholipid phosphatase-related protein type 2 isoform X1 encodes the protein MAGGRPHLKRSFSIIPCFVFVESVLLGIVVLLAYRLEFTDTFPVHTQGFFCYDSAYAKPYPGPEAASRAPPALIYALVTAGPTFTILLGELARAFFPAPPSASPVSGESTIVSGACCRFSPPLRRLVRFLGVYSFGLFTTTIFANAGQVVTGNPTPHFLSVCRPNYTALGCPPPSPDRPGPDRFVTDQSACAGSPSLVAAARRAFPCKDAALCAYAVTYTAMYVTLVFRVKGSRLVKPSLCLALLCPAFLVGVVRVAEYRNHWSDVLAGFLTGAAIATFLVTCVVHNFQSRPPIGRRLSPWEDLSQAPTMDSPLEKLSVAQEPETCRPHSTPARLTPSKPQNCARRGHLIPSCVSSRAPAMCSSPRVPRPRLRSEPTPLPLPMPLPAPTPSQGPSPSSPGPGGPGGGGGRGRKLLLPTPLLRDLYTLSGLHPSPFHRDNFSPYLFASRDHLL